In Prunus dulcis plastid, complete genome, one DNA window encodes the following:
- the petD gene encoding cytochrome b6/f complex subunit IV yields the protein MGVTKKPDLNDPVLRAKLAKGMGHNYYGEPAWPNDLLYIFPVVILGTIACNVGLAVLEPSMIGEPADPFATPLEILPEWYFFPVFQILRTVPNKLLGVLLMVSVPAGLLTVPFLENVNKFQNPFRRPVATTVFLIGTAVALWLGIGATLPIDKSLTLGLF from the exons ATGGGAGT AACAAAAAAACCTGACTTGAATGATCCTGTGTTAAGAGCTAAATTGGCTAAAGGGATGGGTCATAATTATTACGGAGAGCCCGCATGGCCAAACGATCTTTTATATATTTTTCCAGTAGTAATTTTAGGTACTATTGCATGTAACGTAGGCTTAGCGGTTCTAGAACCATCAATGATTGGTGAACCCGCGGATCCGTTTGCAACTCCTTTGGAAATATTGCCTGAGTGGTATTTCTTTCCCGTATTTCAAATACTTCGTACAGTGCCAAATAAGTTATTGGGTGTTCTTTTAATGGTTTCAGTACCTGCGGGATTATTAACAGTACCCTTTTTGGAGAATGTTAATAAATTCCAAAATCCATTTCGTCGTCCCGTAGCGACAACCGTCTTTTTGATTGGTACTGCAGTAGCCCTTTGGTTGGGTATTGGAGCAACACTACCTATTGATAAGTCCTTAACTTTAGGTCTTTTTTAA
- the rpoA gene encoding RNA polymerase alpha subunit — translation MVREKVTVSTRTLQWKCVESRADSKRLYYGRFILAPLMKGQADTIGIAMRRALLGEIEGTCITRAKSEKIPHEYSTIIGIQESVHEILMNLKEIVLRSNLYGTRNASICIKGPGYVTAQDIILPPSVEIVDNTQHIANLTEPINFCIELQIERNRGYRIKTPNNFQDGSYPIDAVFMPVRNANHSIHSYVNGNEKQEILFLEIWTNGSLTPKEALHDASRNLIDLFIPFLHAEEENLQLENNQHKVTLPLFTFHGRLAKQRKNKKEIALQYIFIDQSELFPRVYNCLKRSNIHTLLDLLNNSQEDLMKIKHFRVEDVKHILNILEI, via the coding sequence ATGGTTCGAGAGAAAGTAACAGTATCTACTCGGACACTACAGTGGAAGTGTGTTGAATCAAGAGCAGACAGTAAGCGTCTTTATTATGGACGCTTTATTCTGGCCCCACTTATGAAAGGTCAAGCAGATACAATAGGAATTGCGATGCGAAGAGCTTTGCTCGGAGAAATAGAAGGAACATGTATCACACGCGCAAAATCTGAGAAAATACCACATGAATATTCTACCATAATAGGTATTCAAGAATCCGTACATGAAATTTTAATGAATTTGAAAGAAATTGTATTGAGAAGTAATCTATATGGAACTCGTAACGCGTCTATTTGTATCAAGGGTCCTGGATATGTAACTGCTCAAGACATTATCTTACCACCTTCTGTGGAAATCGTTGATAATACACAGCATATAGCTAACCTAACGGAACCAATTAATTTTTGTATTGAATTACAAATCGAGAGGAATCGCGGATATCGTATAAAAACGCCAAATAACTTTCAAGACGGAAGTTATCCTATAGATGCTGTATTCATGCCTGTTCGAAATGCGAATCATAGCATTCATTCTTATGTGAATGGGAATGAAAAACAGGAGATACTTTTTCTCGAAATATGGACAAATGGAAGTTTAACTCCTAAAGAAGCACTTCATGACGCCTCCCGGAATTTGATTGATTTATTTATTCCTTTTTTACATGCAGAAGAAGAAAACTTACAGTTAGAAAACAATCAACACAAAGTTACTTTGCCCCTTTTTACTTTTCATGGTAGATTGGCTAAACAAAGGAAAAATAAAAAAGAAATCGCATTGCAATATATTTTTATTGACCAATCAGAATTGTTCCCCAGGGTCTATAATTGCCTCAAAAGGTCCAATATACATACATTATTGGATCTTTTGAATAACAGTCAAGAAGATCTTATGAAAATTAAACATTTTCGCGTAGAAGATGTAAAACATATATTGAACATTCTAGAAATATAA
- the rps3 gene encoding ribosomal protein S3 — MGQKINPLGFRLGGTQGHHSLWFAQPKNYSEDLQEDQKIRDCIKNYVQKNMKISSNVEGIARIEIKKRIDLIQVIIYMGFPKLLIEDRTRRIEELQMNVQKELNYVNRKLNIAIRRISNPYGHPNILAEFIAGQLKNRVSFRKAMKKAIELTEQAGTKGIQVQIAGRIDGKEIARVEWIREGRVPLQTIRAKIDYCAYAVRTIYGVLGIKIWIFVDEE, encoded by the coding sequence ATGGGACAAAAAATAAATCCGCTTGGTTTCAGACTTGGTGGAACCCAAGGTCATCATTCTCTTTGGTTTGCGCAACCAAAAAATTATTCAGAGGATCTACAAGAAGATCAAAAAATACGAGATTGTATCAAAAATTATGTACAAAAGAATATGAAAATATCCTCTAATGTCGAGGGAATTGCACGTATAGAGATTAAAAAAAGAATCGATTTGATTCAGGTCATAATCTATATGGGATTCCCCAAGTTATTAATAGAAGACAGGACTAGAAGAATCGAAGAATTACAGATGAATGTACAAAAAGAACTCAATTATGTAAACCGAAAACTCAACATTGCTATTAGAAGAATTTCAAATCCCTATGGGCACCCCAATATTCTTGCAGAATTTATAGCCGGACAATTAAAGAATAGAGTTTCATTTCGCAAAGCAATGAAAAAAGCTATTGAATTAACTGAACAGGCAGGTACAAAAGGAATTCAAGTACAAATTGCAGGGCGTATCGACGGAAAAGAAATTGCACGTGTTGAATGGATCAGAGAAGGTAGGGTTCCTCTACAAACCATTCGAGCTAAAATTGATTATTGTGCCTACGCAGTTCGAACTATCTATGGGGTATTAGGCATCAAAATTTGGATATTTGTAGACGAGGAATAA
- the rpl14 gene encoding ribosomal protein L14, protein MIQPQTHLNVADNSGARELMCIRIIGASNRRYAHIGDVIVAVIKEAVPNTPLERSEVIRAVIVRTCKELKRDNGMIIRYDDNAAVVIDQEGNPKGTRIFGAIARELRQLNFTKIVSLAPEVL, encoded by the coding sequence ATGATTCAACCTCAAACCCATTTAAATGTAGCGGATAACAGTGGAGCCCGAGAATTGATGTGTATTCGAATCATAGGAGCTAGTAATCGACGATATGCTCATATTGGTGACGTTATTGTTGCTGTAATCAAGGAAGCCGTACCAAATACACCTCTAGAAAGATCAGAAGTAATCCGAGCTGTAATTGTACGTACTTGTAAAGAACTCAAACGCGACAACGGTATGATAATACGATATGATGACAATGCTGCAGTTGTTATTGATCAAGAAGGAAATCCTAAAGGAACCCGAATTTTTGGCGCGATCGCCCGGGAATTAAGACAGTTAAATTTCACTAAAATAGTTTCATTAGCACCCGAAGTATTATAA
- the rps8 gene encoding ribosomal protein S8 codes for MSKDTIADIITAIRNADMNKKRTVRIPSTNTTENIVKILLQEGFIENVRKHQESNKYFLVLTLRHRRNRKGSYRTVLNLKRISRPGLRIYSNYQKIPRILGGMGIVILSTSRGIMTDRRARIEGIGGEILCYIW; via the coding sequence ATGAGTAAAGACACTATTGCTGACATAATAACCGCTATACGAAATGCTGACATGAATAAAAAAAGAACAGTTCGAATACCATCTACTAACACCACTGAAAATATTGTTAAAATCCTTTTACAAGAAGGTTTTATTGAAAACGTGAGAAAACATCAGGAAAGCAATAAATATTTTTTGGTTTTAACACTACGACATAGAAGAAATAGAAAAGGATCGTATAGAACTGTTTTAAATTTAAAACGTATCAGTCGACCCGGTTTACGAATATATTCTAACTATCAAAAAATTCCTAGAATTTTAGGCGGAATGGGGATTGTAATTCTTTCTACTTCTCGAGGTATAATGACAGACCGAAGGGCTCGAATAGAAGGAATCGGCGGAGAAATTTTGTGTTATATATGGTAA
- the rpl2 gene encoding ribosomal protein L2 codes for MAIHLYKTSTPSTRNGAVDSQSNPRNNLIYGQHRCGKGRNARGIITAGHRGGGHKRLYRKIDFRRNEKDIYGRIVTIEYDPNRNAYICLIHYGDGEKRYILHPRGAIIGDTIVSGTEVPIKMGNALPLTDMPLGTAIHNIEITLGKGGQLARAAGAVAKLIAKEGKSATLKLPSGEVRLISKNCSATVGQVGNVGVNQKSLGKAGSKCWLGKRPVVRGVVMNPVDHPHGGGEGRAPIGRKKPATPWGYPALGRRSRKRNKYSDNLILRRRSK; via the exons ATGGCGATACATTTATACAAAACTTCTACCCCGAGCACACGCAATGGAGCCGTAGACAGTCAATCCAATCCACGAAATAATTTGATCTATGGACAGCATCGTTGTGGTAAAGGTCGTAATGCCAGAGGAATCATTACCGCAGGGCATAGAGGGGGAGGTCATAAGCGTCTATACCGTAAAATAGATTTTCGACGGAATGAAAAAGACATATATGGTAGAATCGTAACTATAGAATACGACCCTAATCGAAATGCATACATTTGTCTCATACACTATGGGGATGGTGAGAAAAGATATATTTTACATCCCAGAGGGGCTATAATTGGAGATACCATTGTTTCTGGTACAGAAGTTCCTATAAAAATGGGAAATGCCCTACCTTTG ACCGATATGCCCTTAGGCACGGCCATACATAACATAGAAATCACACTTGGAAAGGGTGGACAATTAGCTAGAGCAGCAGGTGCTGTAGCGAAACTGATTGCAAAAGAGGGGAAATCGGCCACATTAAAATTACCTTCTGGAGAGGTCCGTTTGATATCCAAAAACTGCTCAGCAACAGTCGGACAAGTGGGGAATGTTGGGGTGAACCAGAAAAGTTTGGGTAAAGCCGGATCTAAATGTTGGCTAGGTAAGCGTCCTGTAGTAAGAGGAGTAGTTATGAACCCTGTAGACCATCCCCATGGGGGTGGTGAAGGGAGGGCCCCAATCGGTAGAAAAAAACCCGCAACCCCTTGGGGTTATCCTGCACTTGGAAGAAGAAGTAGAAAAAGGAATAAATATAGTGATAATTTGATTCTTCGTCGCCGTAGTAAATAG
- the rpl23 gene encoding ribosomal protein L23: MDGIKYAVFTDKSIRLLGKNQYTSNVESGSTRTEIKHWFELFFGVKVIAMNSHRLPGKGRRMGPIMGHTMHYRRMIITLQPGYSIPPLRKKRT; the protein is encoded by the coding sequence ATGGATGGAATCAAATATGCAGTATTTACAGACAAAAGTATTCGGTTATTGGGGAAAAATCAATATACTTCTAATGTCGAATCAGGATCAACTAGGACAGAAATAAAGCATTGGTTCGAACTCTTCTTTGGTGTCAAGGTAATAGCTATGAATAGTCATCGACTCCCGGGAAAGGGTAGAAGAATGGGACCTATTATGGGACATACAATGCATTACAGACGTATGATCATTACGCTTCAACCGGGTTATTCTATTCCACCTCTTAGAAAGAAAAGAACTTAA
- the rps11 gene encoding ribosomal protein S11 yields the protein MAKPIPKIGSRRNRRIGSRKNARRVPKGVIHVQASFNNTIVTVTDVRGRVISWSSAGACGFKGTRRGTPFAAQTAAGNAIRTVVDQGMQRAEVMIKGPGLGRDAALRAIRRSGILLSFIRDVTPMPHNGCRPPKKRRV from the coding sequence ATGGCAAAACCTATACCAAAAATTGGTTCACGTAGAAATAGACGTATTGGTTCACGTAAGAATGCGCGTAGAGTACCAAAGGGAGTTATTCATGTTCAAGCAAGTTTCAATAATACGATTGTGACTGTTACAGATGTGCGGGGTCGAGTAATTTCTTGGTCCTCCGCCGGGGCTTGTGGATTCAAGGGTACAAGAAGAGGTACACCATTTGCCGCTCAAACCGCAGCAGGAAATGCTATTAGGACAGTAGTGGATCAAGGTATGCAACGAGCAGAAGTCATGATAAAAGGCCCGGGTCTCGGAAGAGATGCGGCATTAAGAGCTATTCGTAGAAGTGGTATACTATTAAGTTTCATACGCGATGTAACCCCTATGCCACATAATGGCTGTAGGCCCCCTAAAAAAAGGCGTGTGTAA
- the rps19 gene encoding ribosomal protein S19 codes for MTRSLKKNPFVANHLLRKINTLNTKAEKEIIVTWSRASTIIPTMIGHTIAIHNGKEHLPIYITDRMVGHKLGEFAPTLNFRGHAKNDNRSRR; via the coding sequence GTGACACGTTCACTAAAAAAAAATCCTTTTGTAGCGAATCATTTATTAAGAAAAATAAATACACTTAACACAAAAGCAGAAAAAGAAATAATAGTAACCTGGTCCCGAGCGTCTACCATTATACCTACAATGATCGGGCATACTATTGCTATCCATAATGGAAAGGAGCATTTGCCTATTTATATAACGGATCGTATGGTAGGACATAAATTGGGAGAATTTGCACCTACTCTAAATTTTCGAGGGCATGCGAAAAATGATAATAGATCTCGTCGTTAA
- the rpl16 gene encoding ribosomal protein L16, which translates to MLSPKRTRFRKQHRGRMKGISYRGNRICFGRYALQALEPAWITSRQIEAGRRAMTRNARRGGKIWVRIFPDKPVTVRPTETRMGSGKGSPEYWVAVVKPGRILYEMSGVAENIARRAISIAASKMPIRTQFILSG; encoded by the exons ATGCTTAGT CCCAAAAGAACCAGATTCCGTAAACAACATAGAGGAAGAATGAAAGGAATATCTTATCGAGGCAATCGTATTTGCTTCGGTAGATATGCTCTTCAAGCGCTTGAACCCGCTTGGATCACATCTAGACAAATAGAAGCAGGGCGGCGAGCAATGACACGAAACGCACGCCGCGGTGGAAAAATATGGGTACGCATATTTCCAGACAAACCCGTTACAGTAAGACCTACAGAAACACGTATGGGTTCGGGGAAAGGATCTCCCGAATATTGGGTAGCTGTTGTTAAACCCGGTAGAATACTTTATGAAATGAGCGGAGTAGCAGAAAATATAGCCAGAAGGGCAATTTCAATAGCGGCATCCAAGATGCCTATACGAACTCAATTCATTCTTTCGGGATAG
- the rpl36 gene encoding ribosomal protein L36 — translation MKIRASVRKICEKCRLIRRRGRIIVICSNPRHKQRQG, via the coding sequence ATGAAAATAAGGGCCTCTGTTCGTAAAATTTGTGAAAAATGTCGATTGATCCGTAGGCGGGGACGAATTATAGTAATTTGTTCCAACCCGAGACATAAACAAAGACAAGGCTAA
- the rpl22 gene encoding ribosomal protein L22: MIKKRKANRYTEVYALGQHICMSAHKARRVIDQIRGRSYEETLMILELMPYRACYAILKLVYSAAANATHNKGFNKTSLIISKAEVNEGTTVKKLKPRARGRSYPIKRSTCHITIVLKDISLDEEEEIAKTKSYKLELRNI; this comes from the coding sequence ATGATAAAGAAGAGAAAGGCGAACCGATATACAGAAGTATATGCCTTAGGCCAACATATATGTATGTCCGCTCACAAAGCGAGAAGAGTAATTGATCAAATACGTGGGCGATCCTATGAAGAAACACTTATGATACTAGAACTCATGCCTTATCGAGCATGTTATGCCATTTTAAAATTGGTTTATTCTGCAGCAGCAAATGCTACTCACAATAAGGGTTTCAACAAAACAAGTTTAATCATTAGTAAAGCCGAAGTCAACGAGGGCACGACTGTGAAAAAATTAAAGCCTCGAGCTCGAGGACGTAGTTATCCAATAAAAAGATCCACTTGTCATATAACTATTGTATTGAAAGATATATCTTTAGATGAAGAGGAAGAAATAGCTAAAACTAAAAGCTATAAATTAGAGCTGAGGAATATTTAA